The window ACTAGCATCGGGATAGCTGCAGGGATTACCAGAAGCTCCTTAGATGAAAAATATGATACGCGAGCCAATGCCGATATTGATAGTTACCATGTTGGTATTTACGCTGATCATCGCATTCAAAATTGGATACTCCGTGCTGGTGGCGTTTATTCATGGAATAGAGTTGATGCTTCCAGAACGGCTGCCTCTTCAACATTATCCGACAAATATGATGTGCAAACAAGGCAGCTATTTACTGAATTAGGTTATAATATGGCTCTGGCTGATTTAGAACTTGAGCCGTTTATTAATCTAGCTTACGTTAATGTTAAAGCTGACTCTATTAATGAAGATCACACTTCTTCGGTTGGGTTAACTGCCGATAAACAGAGTAAAAACTTATTTTTATCAACAGTGGGAGCTAGATTAACGAAATATTGGACCACTAGTACGGGTAATACCATCTTATTTAAAAATGAATTAGGTTGGTTGCACCAGTTTAATCAAGATCGACAATATGATCTTTCTTTAACTCAGGGCACTACGCCATTTACAATTCAAAGCGTTGCTACATCAAAAAATGGTTTATTAATTAAACCGAGCTTAGCATTTAAAACCACCAATAACATCGAGTTCTCCGCTGGTTATAGTGGACTATTATCAAGTAATGTTAAAAACCATGGTTTAAATTTAAATGTCAGTTGGCAATTTTAATTAGTTGATAGTGAGGTTAATCGTAATTGACAAAGGGAATGTGGTATTCCCTTTGTAGTCCTAGTTTTAATTTAGAGAAGATTGGTGGTTTTGTCATCATCTTTTTCGTATGGTTAAGCTGACGTATTACTACTATACCCTTATCAAAAAGAATAATATAGCTTGCAAATATTCTTATCTAACTTAGATTAAGTCTGTTATATAGCTATTTGTAGTAATAATTTAAGTAACATTTAGTTATTAATTAATTTTCGCCCATTAGCAATAATTTGATTACCTTCGATTGAATATGTAAATTCCCATTTTTCATTTAGGTCTTCTATTATTTTTTTGTTTAAACTTGTAGCTTCAAAACGTGGTCTTTTCAATATAAATAAATCAGAAAAACAATTTTCATTTATTGAGTGTTCTTTTTCTATAATTTTAAAAGCATTATAATTTTGTTCTACATCTAGATGATTAATTTGATTACATAATAAAATATATTTATCATCTAATGAAAAATCTTCAAGAACAAACAACTCAATTAATAGAGCATAACAAATTTGTTCTAATTCTAAAATTTGCGTTTTATATTCTATACAAAGTTGTTTGATTATTTCTTTTATTTCGTCGATAGTGGAATTATAGAATTGCTCGCTTGTTATATAAACGAGATCATCTGTATCAAAGTTATTTTCCAAGATGTACTCTTTAATTTCTGGTAAA is drawn from Orbaceae bacterium BiB and contains these coding sequences:
- a CDS encoding autotransporter outer membrane beta-barrel domain-containing protein, with product MSNRSVNPNNEIKGKSFGVWGSFITQKSKTDNDNNIKGFDSKTYGFIVGIDKALDENADTSIGIAAGITRSSLDEKYDTRANADIDSYHVGIYADHRIQNWILRAGGVYSWNRVDASRTAASSTLSDKYDVQTRQLFTELGYNMALADLELEPFINLAYVNVKADSINEDHTSSVGLTADKQSKNLFLSTVGARLTKYWTTSTGNTILFKNELGWLHQFNQDRQYDLSLTQGTTPFTIQSVATSKNGLLIKPSLAFKTTNNIEFSAGYSGLLSSNVKNHGLNLNVSWQF